Within Bremerella sp. JC817, the genomic segment CAGGTCCTGGGCATGCAGCGAACCTGCGAATGCCAAACCAGTGGCGGCGATCAAACCGAGCATCCAATTGCGGGGCGAAACGGTCATAGTATAGATCCTTTCTCGTAGGAGGGTACTTCCTGGTTCGTAGATGAGCGAGGGACTCCCTGCTTCATCTGGGATCGACGGTGCGTGATACGCTGTGCGATCTTGAACGACTTGTTGATGGTGAACCTACGAGGCAAGGTGTGTGCCATTTCTGTTTCAGATCTCCCCAAATCTTTCTTGACTGGGGCATTGTCAGACCGGAAAGGGTCTATTTTTCCAGTGTTTTGTCACGAGACATTTTTTCTGGAGCGTTTCGCCGCTCCGACCGACAAGCTTGCGTTGGTCAGGAAGCAATCAATCTGGACTGGATCAATTCAGACCAAACAAAAAAAGAGCCGCCTGGTACATCAGGCGGCTCTTTTCTATTTGACTGCTAACGATTGCGAGGCTAATCGTTCAGCTTCTTCAGCTTGATGTTTTTCCAAGCCACATCGTAGGGACCTTGGTCCTTGCCGATGCCATGCACCTGCAGACCGATAAAGCCCTTCGGGTGAGTCTTGTAAATAGGTTCATCCGTCAGATCTTCGATCTGAACACCGTTGATGAAGGTCTGGATGCGAGGGCCCTTGGCGATCACTCGGTAGTGATTCCACTCGCCACTCTTGAAGTTCTTGTGCTTCTTCAGACGTTCTTCTGGCGTCAACCAACCACGACCGGTTGCTTCGCCATAGATATAACCAGCTTCGGCTTCGCCTGCTTCGATTTCGACCTGAGGACCGTTGACGCGACCGTCGTTGGTGTTGCCTTTGGTCTGCGAACGGATCTGAACGCCCGAGTTCAAACGGTCGTGAACCTTCACATCGAACTCGAGTTCAAAGTCGCCGTACTCTTCATCGGTGCACAGGAACGAGTTTGGGCTACCAGTGTTGGTGGTGCCAACGATCGTGCCATCTTTGACTTCGTACTTGGCGGTGCCGTTCTTCTGGGTCCAGCCCGAAAGATCTTTGCCGTTGAACAGTTCGATCCAGCCTTCTTCAGCTTGGGCCGTGGTGACGAAGCCCAGCAGCAGCATACCGATCGTGAAAGACATTTTTTGCATGGGTAGAAAAACTCCTAAGGTGAAAGAGTCGATGGGGTTTTGGAGAGGGCTTGTCATTATCCTTGGCCCGGTTGGCTGCTTCAACCAAAGCGAAAGGCAAAAGCGCACAAAATTGCCCCTTTTCGCATCGAAACACGAAAAGGGGCCAGGTTTATCCGCATTCCACGACTGTCAGATCGTGATTATTCGCTACAACAGGCCTCGGCCGCTTCGCAGCAAGGCAAGCCAAGTTCGCAGCATGCCGAGAGACTTTCGTCACAGCAATCGGCACCTTCGATACAACAAGCTTGGGGAGGCGAACAGCAACTCGATGGGGAAGCTGGCGACGAAGCCGTGACCGACATGGCTCCTAAACCGAGACCCAACGTTGCCAACGAACCGAGCAGAATTTTGGTGATCATAAAACGATATCCTTGTTTCGATTGAATTTTGAAATTGCGTACAAGGGTCGGCACCGCGCAGAGCTTCCGCGCATGCTGACCAAAGTTTCCAGAGAATGCCGAGAGAGAGCTCGACTAACAGCGCCAGACGCAATTCAGAATGTGAACCGGAACCGGTCCTATGTACGGCGACCGCTGATGCGGCAAGCGAACGCCGCGATCGATTGCCGAAGAGTTCTGTGGCTCGAACGATGCCATCCAGGAAACGGCCGGCAAATCCCACTGCACCACGGGAGAGTTGTTCGTTTTGGGCGTTACGGAACAGGCACAATGCGTCTGCGAAGGAAGCTGCCCAGGAATCGGGCTTTCTACAGGTTCAGCGAGGCAACAGCTCGGATGATTGTCGCCAATTCGCTCACCAGCCATCGCGCGGCAATGGGCAAAACACCACGTCGGCCCCGCTGCCAAAACGACAGCGATCGCGAGTAAGAGCGGCATTTTCAGATAGCGTGACATGAACGAACCATTTCCCGAAGTAACGACGCCTAATTCTTCGAGTGTCCACCTTCAAAAGCAAGTCGCTGACGAGCGTCGATCAGAACATTCGGAGTTGCGACTTTCCATTTTGTCCTGGGCCACGAAACTGAGTTGTATCGAGCTTCACATTTCGATGCTCCAGGCCGTACTTTTGTCGAAAGATCTCGAAGGTTTTCGCGATCGTCGTGGCGATGCTTCCTTCCCCGCGCATTCGAC encodes:
- a CDS encoding DUF1080 domain-containing protein, with amino-acid sequence MQKMSFTIGMLLLGFVTTAQAEEGWIELFNGKDLSGWTQKNGTAKYEVKDGTIVGTTNTGSPNSFLCTDEEYGDFELEFDVKVHDRLNSGVQIRSQTKGNTNDGRVNGPQVEIEAGEAEAGYIYGEATGRGWLTPEERLKKHKNFKSGEWNHYRVIAKGPRIQTFINGVQIEDLTDEPIYKTHPKGFIGLQVHGIGKDQGPYDVAWKNIKLKKLND